A part of candidate division WOR-3 bacterium genomic DNA contains:
- the ndk gene encoding nucleoside-diphosphate kinase — protein MEETLLLIKPDAIQRKLVGKIITRVEEEGFEILDMKMVYLPRKDAEEFYIQHKGEYFYERLINYMGDNKIIALRLKGKNGISRLRELIGETDPKLAKKNTIRGDYGLGVPQNSVHASDSPQSAKREIDFFFKTPLGI, from the coding sequence ATGGAAGAGACTTTGTTACTAATAAAGCCTGATGCGATTCAAAGGAAGCTTGTTGGAAAGATAATTACAAGAGTAGAAGAGGAAGGGTTTGAGATTTTAGATATGAAGATGGTTTATCTTCCAAGAAAAGATGCTGAAGAGTTTTATATTCAGCATAAAGGAGAATATTTTTATGAAAGGTTAATTAATTATATGGGGGATAATAAAATAATTGCTTTAAGATTAAAAGGAAAAAATGGAATAAGTAGACTTAGAGAATTAATTGGAGAAACGGATCCAAAATTGGCAAAGAAAAATACAATTCGTGGAGATTATGGTCTTGGGGTTCCGCAGAATAGCGTCCATGCTTCTGACTCCCCTCAGTCTGCTAAAAGAGAGATTGACTTCTTTTTTAAAACTCCTCTAGGGATTTAG
- a CDS encoding acetate kinase, producing the protein MIILTINCGSSSVKYMVYNWDTQKELAKGIVERVTLKGSFIRHKAEGREEVRIEKDCPTHKDALNLVFSLLVDPEVGVIKNLNEINAVGHRVLHGGEKIKHSIKIDKEAIAFFKSIYELGPLHLPPHVTGIEAAMELLGNVPHIAVLDTAFHSSMPEVSYIYPVPYEWYEKYGVRKYGFHGTSHLYVSRRAAVLLEKDIRETNLVTCHIGNGVSLTAIKNGRSYDHSMGLTPLEGLVMGTRSGSIDPAIIQFICEKENKTVSEVIDDLNHRSGLLGISGKWSDRRDILREMSKGDKRAELAFNKEVHTLKKFIGGYIAILGRVDAIVFTAGAGEKATLLREAVCLNMEHIGIKLDIEKNKEEKGEREAFISTDDSPIKVLVIPTNEEIVFVEDVVGILKGEYESHETYNYSFSSPNYKK; encoded by the coding sequence ATGATCATACTTACTATCAATTGTGGAAGTTCTTCAGTAAAATATATGGTATATAACTGGGATACACAAAAAGAACTTGCTAAGGGAATTGTAGAAAGAGTAACATTAAAAGGGTCTTTTATAAGACATAAGGCAGAGGGAAGAGAAGAGGTAAGGATTGAGAAAGATTGCCCAACTCATAAAGATGCTCTAAACCTTGTTTTTAGTCTTCTTGTTGATCCGGAAGTAGGAGTTATTAAAAACCTTAACGAAATAAACGCTGTAGGGCATAGAGTTCTTCATGGAGGGGAAAAGATAAAGCATTCAATAAAAATTGATAAAGAAGCTATAGCTTTTTTCAAAAGTATTTATGAACTTGGTCCCTTGCATCTTCCCCCCCATGTAACAGGAATTGAAGCTGCTATGGAACTTTTAGGGAATGTTCCCCATATTGCCGTTTTAGATACGGCTTTCCATTCAAGTATGCCAGAGGTCTCATATATTTATCCTGTTCCTTATGAGTGGTATGAGAAATATGGAGTCAGGAAGTATGGATTTCATGGGACTTCCCATCTTTATGTTTCAAGGAGAGCGGCTGTTCTCCTTGAAAAAGACATAAGAGAGACTAATTTGGTGACCTGTCATATAGGTAATGGAGTAAGTCTAACTGCGATAAAAAATGGGAGGTCTTATGATCACTCTATGGGTTTAACGCCTCTTGAAGGACTCGTTATGGGAACAAGGTCTGGGAGTATAGATCCTGCAATCATCCAGTTCATATGCGAGAAAGAGAATAAAACAGTCTCGGAAGTTATTGATGATCTAAACCATAGAAGTGGGCTTCTTGGAATTTCTGGTAAATGGAGTGATAGAAGGGATATTCTTAGAGAAATGTCTAAAGGAGATAAAAGAGCTGAGCTTGCATTCAACAAAGAAGTTCATACACTTAAGAAATTTATAGGAGGATATATTGCAATTCTTGGAAGAGTAGATGCTATTGTCTTTACAGCAGGAGCAGGAGAAAAAGCTACTCTATTAAGAGAAGCTGTTTGCCTAAATATGGAGCATATTGGAATAAAACTTGACATAGAAAAAAACAAGGAAGAGAAAGGAGAAAGAGAAGCTTTTATTTCTACTGATGATTCTCCAATAAAAGTTCTTGTTATTCCCACAAATGAAGAAATAGTTTTTGTAGAAGATGTTGTGGGAATCCTTAAGGGCGAATACGAGTCTCATGAAACTTATAACTATTCTTTCTCTTCTCCTAATTATAAAAAATGA
- the rsmD gene encoding 16S rRNA (guanine(966)-N(2))-methyltransferase RsmD, with protein sequence MNIIGGIAKGHKIFSPPNVRPTIGKVREAIFSIIDVRGKSFLDLFAGSGAVGIEALSRGAVKTVFIERSKKATDYIKRNLKKTGFEAIVINESVFPALDKIDETFDFIFIDPPYDSELISKTLGKIKRVLKKETVIIIETRKGTKFSYNGFEIVKTKTYGDTSLTFLKR encoded by the coding sequence ATGAATATAATAGGAGGAATTGCAAAAGGGCATAAAATTTTTTCTCCTCCAAATGTAAGACCAACAATTGGGAAAGTGAGAGAAGCTATTTTTTCAATTATAGATGTGAGAGGGAAAAGTTTTCTTGATTTATTTGCGGGTTCAGGAGCAGTAGGCATTGAGGCTTTATCAAGAGGAGCGGTTAAAACAGTGTTTATAGAAAGATCGAAGAAAGCCACAGATTATATAAAAAGAAATTTAAAAAAGACAGGTTTTGAGGCAATTGTAATAAATGAGTCTGTTTTTCCTGCGTTAGATAAAATTGATGAGACATTTGATTTCATTTTTATAGATCCTCCATATGATTCAGAATTAATAAGTAAAACTTTAGGTAAAATCAAGAGAGTTTTAAAAAAAGAAACGGTAATAATTATTGAAACTCGCAAAGGAACAAAGTTTTCTTATAACGGTTTTGAAATTGTTAAAACGAAAACTTATGGGGACACCTCCCTTACATTCTTAAAGAGATGA
- the coaD gene encoding pantetheine-phosphate adenylyltransferase — protein sequence MRIALYPGTFDPITNGHIDIVKRALKIFDHLILLVSDHYGKRTLFSLEERKNLCEIALREIKNVEVQIWKGLLVEYLKTRKIDAIIRGIRAISDFEYEFQMGMMNRRFFKDVEILYFFPGENYIFLSSSILKEIALFNGDISDFVPREIERKLKERLRERKEK from the coding sequence ATGAGGATAGCATTATACCCTGGGACTTTTGATCCAATAACAAATGGACATATAGACATTGTCAAAAGAGCTCTTAAGATTTTCGATCATCTAATCTTACTTGTTTCTGACCACTATGGGAAGAGAACTCTTTTTTCTTTAGAAGAGAGAAAAAATTTATGCGAAATTGCGCTAAGAGAAATAAAAAATGTGGAGGTTCAGATCTGGAAGGGGCTTTTGGTAGAGTACCTTAAAACAAGGAAGATCGACGCAATTATAAGGGGAATCAGAGCTATTTCTGATTTTGAGTATGAGTTCCAGATGGGAATGATGAATAGAAGGTTTTTTAAGGATGTAGAAATTTTATATTTCTTCCCTGGCGAAAATTATATTTTTTTATCTTCGAGTATTTTGAAAGAAATAGCTCTATTTAATGGAGATATTTCGGATTTTGTGCCAAGAGAAATAGAGAGAAAGCTAAAAGAACGTCTTAGAGAAAGAAAAGAGAAGTAG
- a CDS encoding GTPase produces the protein MGVGSYKVLIEVRGGKGGDGLVSFRHFPKKPKGGPDGGDGGNGGGVYIEASENFYSLEHLSCFASLKAEDGEIGGKEKRHGRNGNDLIIKVPVGTAIYEGDEKSLIADLVEPKQKVKIAKGGKGGKGNASFATSTNHIPKIATPGEPGETKKILLIFSPKVKVAVIGPPNVGKSSLIATLTGKKIDVAPYPFSTKKPHLWTHIHNFERYTFLDTPPFVPETFEEIKILTKRAEILLIVFDSSELKNFKEIEVMAEDFLKENRDKKIAIVLSKIDKTDQIPSFISSYPIFPLSTETEKGMDKLRKFIFGKE, from the coding sequence GTGGGAGTAGGTTCATATAAAGTCTTAATAGAGGTAAGGGGAGGGAAGGGGGGTGATGGCCTTGTAAGTTTTAGGCATTTCCCTAAAAAACCAAAGGGAGGCCCTGATGGTGGAGATGGAGGAAATGGAGGTGGGGTTTATATTGAAGCTTCGGAAAATTTTTATTCTTTGGAGCACTTGAGTTGTTTTGCATCTCTAAAAGCAGAAGACGGAGAAATTGGGGGAAAAGAAAAAAGACATGGAAGAAATGGAAATGACTTGATAATAAAGGTTCCAGTGGGAACAGCTATTTATGAAGGAGACGAGAAGAGTCTGATTGCCGATTTAGTAGAACCAAAGCAAAAAGTTAAAATCGCTAAAGGAGGAAAAGGTGGGAAAGGTAATGCGAGCTTCGCTACTTCTACTAATCATATACCAAAAATTGCCACTCCTGGAGAGCCTGGGGAAACGAAAAAAATTTTACTTATTTTCAGTCCAAAGGTGAAAGTCGCTGTAATAGGACCTCCAAATGTAGGAAAATCTTCTTTAATAGCCACTCTAACCGGGAAAAAGATCGATGTTGCCCCATACCCTTTTTCTACAAAAAAACCACATTTATGGACTCACATTCATAATTTTGAAAGATATACATTCCTGGACACTCCTCCTTTTGTGCCTGAAACTTTTGAGGAAATAAAAATTCTAACGAAAAGAGCAGAAATCCTTCTTATTGTTTTTGATTCTTCGGAGCTTAAAAATTTTAAAGAAATAGAAGTTATGGCAGAAGATTTCTTGAAGGAAAATAGAGACAAAAAAATTGCTATTGTTCTTTCGAAGATTGATAAAACAGACCAAATTCCTTCTTTTATTTCCTCTTATCCAATATTTCCTTTGTCAACAGAAACAGAAAAGGGTATGGATAAATTAAGAAAATTCATATTTGGAAAAGAGTAG
- the dprA gene encoding DNA-processing protein DprA, which yields MIEFNLLKLSNLKLKASKLKEIIIENKDLLEEKEFFNKLIANKILTKEQVLLSERKVNIKNQIRALQDHKVKIITVLSKEYPEPLKEIEDAPPILYCKGNLFSDDSNAIAIIGTRKATDYGRTVARNLAKELSERGITIISGLASGIDTQAHLGALLSGGRTIAVMGTGIDFVYPPSNRNLAKKIVENGALLTELPPNSPALPYHFPSRNRIISALSKAVIVVEASLQSGVFSTVRWALEYGKDVYAVPGDINRKSSMGTNELLKNGAFPLTSYEDLLNNTKLSVKEKEEKRIPALDEKEQKLFEVLNTMPKSIDLLVKEVGYTPQVVIATLASLEIKGLVRELPGKRFIKEE from the coding sequence ATGATAGAATTTAATCTTTTAAAATTATCAAATTTAAAATTAAAGGCTTCTAAGTTAAAAGAAATAATTATAGAGAATAAAGATCTTCTTGAGGAGAAAGAGTTTTTTAATAAATTAATTGCAAATAAAATCTTAACAAAAGAGCAAGTTCTTCTCTCGGAAAGAAAGGTGAATATAAAAAATCAAATTCGTGCTCTTCAGGATCACAAGGTGAAAATAATTACGGTTCTTTCTAAGGAATACCCCGAGCCTTTAAAAGAGATAGAGGATGCACCTCCTATTTTATATTGTAAGGGAAATCTTTTCTCGGATGACTCTAATGCAATAGCTATAATAGGGACGAGAAAGGCCACCGATTATGGAAGAACAGTAGCAAGGAATCTTGCTAAAGAGCTTTCTGAACGTGGAATTACTATAATAAGTGGTTTAGCAAGTGGAATTGATACTCAAGCACACTTAGGGGCTCTTCTGAGTGGAGGGAGGACTATTGCTGTTATGGGAACAGGAATAGACTTTGTTTATCCCCCTTCAAATAGAAATCTTGCAAAAAAGATTGTAGAAAATGGAGCATTACTTACAGAACTACCACCGAATTCTCCAGCGCTTCCTTATCACTTTCCTTCAAGAAATAGAATTATAAGTGCACTCTCTAAAGCAGTAATTGTGGTTGAAGCTTCTCTCCAAAGTGGTGTTTTCTCTACAGTGAGATGGGCTCTTGAATATGGAAAGGATGTTTATGCTGTCCCTGGAGATATAAATAGAAAAAGTTCAATGGGAACAAATGAACTCCTAAAAAATGGAGCTTTTCCTCTAACAAGTTACGAAGATTTATTAAATAATACAAAACTTTCGGTTAAAGAAAAAGAAGAAAAAAGGATCCCCGCTTTAGATGAAAAGGAGCAAAAACTGTTCGAGGTTTTAAATACAATGCCCAAGAGTATTGATTTATTAGTAAAAGAAGTTGGATATACCCCTCAAGTTGTTATAGCTACGCTGGCTTCCCTTGAAATAAAAGGGCTTGTAAGAGAATTGCCGGGAAAAAGGTTTATAAAAGAAGAATGA
- a CDS encoding type III pantothenate kinase produces MIGIIDIGNTFFHCGLFKSFELIKVKRTLSPLEVKNFFKKVKDILCISVVPSKKKLIEEVLEVELISFPSHLIQLSYSSKPGEDRLANGIGAMEVSGLPVIVVDCGSAITIDLFSDPDDSKFLVKFEGGAILPGLSLYFEAIYTAGALLPSISPQFVSSIGKTTEDCIKFGAYGCFVGGMKEILLRLDYKNKNLIFTGGDGNKFSSFFGAKYEPNLTLKGGVVAYNKLCS; encoded by the coding sequence ATGATTGGAATAATAGATATTGGGAATACCTTCTTTCACTGTGGACTATTTAAGAGTTTTGAACTTATAAAAGTTAAAAGGACTCTGAGTCCTCTTGAAGTTAAAAATTTCTTTAAAAAAGTGAAAGATATTCTATGTATTTCTGTTGTTCCTTCAAAAAAGAAGTTGATTGAAGAAGTTCTTGAAGTTGAATTGATTTCTTTTCCTTCTCATCTTATCCAATTGAGTTATAGCTCAAAACCTGGAGAAGATAGGCTTGCCAATGGTATTGGAGCTATGGAAGTGAGTGGATTACCTGTGATTGTTGTTGATTGTGGAAGTGCAATAACGATCGATCTCTTTAGCGACCCAGATGATTCTAAATTTTTGGTTAAGTTTGAGGGAGGTGCTATCTTACCTGGACTTTCTTTATATTTTGAAGCCATCTATACTGCAGGAGCTTTGCTTCCCTCTATATCTCCTCAATTTGTTAGTAGTATTGGAAAAACAACAGAGGATTGTATAAAATTTGGCGCTTATGGATGTTTTGTTGGAGGGATGAAGGAAATTTTACTAAGACTGGATTATAAAAATAAAAATCTTATATTTACAGGTGGGGATGGGAATAAATTTTCTTCTTTTTTTGGAGCAAAATATGAGCCCAATTTAACTTTGAAAGGAGGAGTCGTTGCCTATAACAAGCTCTGCTCTTGA
- the tsaE gene encoding tRNA (adenosine(37)-N6)-threonylcarbamoyltransferase complex ATPase subunit type 1 TsaE — MPITSSALETMLLAENLVRDIFKPTCVALFGELGSGKTVFVKGLAKGLGIKEEIRSPTFVLMCSYYGRMKLNHIDLYRIEREEEFFPLEEVLSEGITAIEWAEKVKEILPPKRIEVKFKILSQNKREIIIDDYRD, encoded by the coding sequence TTGCCTATAACAAGCTCTGCTCTTGAAACAATGCTATTAGCGGAAAATTTGGTAAGGGATATTTTTAAGCCTACTTGTGTTGCTCTTTTCGGAGAATTGGGTTCAGGTAAAACGGTTTTCGTTAAAGGGTTAGCAAAAGGACTTGGGATAAAAGAAGAAATAAGAAGCCCAACTTTTGTCTTAATGTGTTCCTATTATGGGAGAATGAAATTAAATCACATTGATCTTTATAGAATAGAAAGAGAGGAAGAATTTTTCCCTCTTGAAGAAGTTTTAAGTGAAGGAATTACAGCTATAGAGTGGGCGGAAAAGGTAAAGGAAATTCTACCCCCAAAAAGAATAGAAGTTAAATTTAAAATCCTTTCACAAAATAAAAGGGAGATAATAATAGATGATTATAGGGATTGA
- the rimI gene encoding ribosomal protein S18-alanine N-acetyltransferase: protein MIIGIDCSSKEGGIATSPNVFYPIEIVEDIPFKLKDLNIKSEDIEKVLITYGPGSFTSLRVGLVIAQGIALPKNTPILGYSTFYAMIEGIPEGDLFPLIPLRSEVVYAAYFKKKGGKIEEIFKDKIIRVEDLIIYLKSNSISSPIIFGKGAEENKAILEKNGFRIYLCSFSIACNLFSLYNRNAEFVENPLTPLYISEPGAIKKRSIAEIKIREMKEEDLEKILEIERSVFKDPWPYEVFYTRFYSDFCIKLVGEFSGEIVGYLFGSKEKNKFHLENFAIEKKHWRKGFGTKLLTYLLDELSKNPEINSCYLEHRIQNKAAFEFYKKLGFTFKGIKKGYYGEKEDAVIMEIKF from the coding sequence ATGATTATAGGGATTGATTGTAGTAGTAAAGAAGGGGGGATTGCCACTTCTCCTAATGTTTTTTATCCTATTGAGATAGTAGAAGATATTCCATTTAAGCTGAAGGATTTGAATATAAAAAGTGAAGATATTGAGAAGGTATTGATAACTTATGGACCTGGATCTTTTACAAGCCTGCGAGTGGGACTTGTTATTGCTCAAGGGATTGCATTACCTAAAAATACACCAATTCTAGGATATTCTACCTTCTATGCAATGATAGAAGGGATTCCGGAAGGGGATCTTTTCCCTCTTATTCCTCTAAGAAGTGAAGTGGTTTATGCTGCATATTTTAAGAAAAAAGGAGGGAAAATAGAAGAGATATTTAAAGACAAAATTATCAGAGTAGAGGATCTAATAATTTATCTTAAATCTAATTCTATTTCTTCTCCTATAATATTTGGTAAGGGAGCCGAAGAAAATAAGGCTATATTAGAAAAGAATGGTTTTAGAATTTATCTATGTTCTTTTTCTATAGCTTGTAATTTATTTTCTTTATACAATAGAAATGCAGAATTTGTGGAGAATCCTCTTACCCCTTTGTACATTTCAGAGCCTGGAGCTATCAAAAAACGTTCTATAGCAGAAATCAAGATTAGAGAAATGAAAGAAGAAGATCTTGAGAAAATTTTAGAAATCGAGAGAAGCGTTTTCAAAGATCCTTGGCCTTATGAAGTTTTTTATACTCGTTTTTATTCGGATTTTTGTATAAAGTTGGTTGGAGAGTTCTCCGGAGAGATTGTAGGTTATTTGTTTGGGAGTAAAGAAAAAAATAAGTTTCATTTAGAAAATTTTGCAATTGAAAAGAAGCATTGGAGAAAAGGTTTTGGAACAAAACTTTTAACATATTTGTTAGATGAACTTTCTAAAAATCCTGAAATAAATTCGTGTTATCTTGAACATAGAATCCAAAATAAAGCGGCCTTTGAATTCTATAAAAAGTTAGGGTTCACTTTTAAGGGAATAAAAAAAGGCTATTATGGAGAAAAAGAAGATGCGGTAATTATGGAGATAAAATTTTAA
- a CDS encoding POTRA domain-containing protein: MEKYFGIFKNILKINKVFIFLFLLLYGCFGELRQGEFIKVLKINFKGNHFVKGNKLKNLLPIKEGDQYVEQFIKETPQRLISYYRSRGFFSMRILKMEGEFDSKKNGFIITYHIFEGTRSKIDSVEIVGNKIFSEKYIIGKLSIKKGSYYDEGIIDAGRYALSTSYAEKGFVDASIKIERYFLDEGEKRVYLKVIIEEGEKIYVRNIKIKGLESVRYKVARRELRIKEEELYRPSLVYLSQSNLYKTELFSHIRVIEEKVKKDSVDITFILKEEKSRFFQIGMGYESPRKTLFNFKWGDLDLFGNLQRLITDFYFKGVPQKEENKFLTFKEWEQEYRLSYRESYLFGSGFNLIISPSLLRREFESAFSFEFVLEREFLPFSILSFPYEYKRATITEDTISITNRISGRFLFDKRRNILNPNKGLRLLIQYDYAGRIFGGDNHFDRLTFDFASFYPLPFRLVLAQRSRVIVTFPKEDPLEISPDIRLEMGGYGSLRGFDEASIGFPDPRPNRKSGLDELLFNIELRINVYKNLYTIIFSDFGSLWMEPKEISLNDFNVGFGFGIGYGSPIGVIRLDYARASKEISKDYRGKIYLNFGHPF; encoded by the coding sequence TTGGAAAAATATTTTGGAATTTTTAAGAACATCTTAAAAATTAATAAGGTCTTTATCTTTTTATTTCTTCTACTTTATGGCTGTTTTGGAGAACTGCGGCAAGGCGAATTTATTAAAGTTTTAAAGATAAATTTTAAAGGGAATCACTTTGTAAAAGGTAATAAATTAAAAAATTTGTTACCCATAAAGGAGGGAGACCAATATGTTGAGCAATTTATAAAGGAAACTCCCCAAAGGTTAATAAGCTATTACAGGAGTAGGGGATTTTTTAGTATGAGAATTTTAAAAATGGAAGGAGAATTCGATTCAAAGAAAAATGGTTTCATTATAACATATCATATTTTTGAAGGAACAAGGAGTAAAATTGATAGTGTGGAAATCGTAGGAAATAAGATATTCTCGGAAAAATATATAATAGGAAAGTTGTCAATAAAAAAAGGAAGTTATTACGATGAAGGTATTATAGATGCTGGAAGATATGCTTTATCAACGAGTTATGCAGAAAAAGGGTTTGTGGATGCAAGCATAAAGATAGAAAGGTATTTTTTAGATGAAGGAGAAAAAAGAGTTTATCTTAAAGTAATTATAGAGGAAGGAGAGAAAATATATGTGAGAAATATTAAGATTAAAGGTTTAGAAAGCGTGAGATACAAAGTTGCGAGGAGAGAACTAAGGATAAAAGAAGAAGAACTCTATAGGCCTTCTTTAGTTTATCTTTCACAAAGTAACCTTTACAAAACCGAACTTTTTTCTCATATAAGAGTGATCGAAGAGAAAGTTAAAAAGGACTCAGTAGATATAACTTTTATTTTAAAAGAGGAAAAATCAAGATTTTTCCAGATAGGTATGGGTTACGAATCTCCCCGTAAGACTTTATTTAATTTCAAATGGGGGGATCTGGATCTTTTTGGAAATCTTCAGAGGTTAATAACCGATTTTTATTTCAAAGGGGTTCCTCAAAAAGAAGAAAATAAATTTTTAACATTTAAAGAATGGGAACAGGAATATAGATTAAGTTATAGAGAATCCTATCTTTTCGGAAGCGGTTTTAACCTGATAATCTCCCCTTCCTTATTGAGGCGAGAATTTGAATCAGCTTTTTCTTTTGAGTTTGTGCTTGAAAGAGAATTTTTACCTTTCTCAATCCTCTCTTTTCCATATGAATATAAAAGAGCAACGATAACAGAAGATACAATAAGTATAACAAATAGAATTTCTGGTAGGTTTTTGTTTGATAAAAGAAGAAACATCTTAAATCCAAATAAAGGTTTAAGATTACTTATTCAATATGACTACGCAGGACGTATTTTCGGAGGAGACAACCATTTCGACCGTTTAACATTTGACTTTGCTTCCTTTTATCCTCTTCCCTTCAGATTAGTCCTCGCTCAACGTTCAAGAGTTATTGTTACATTCCCTAAAGAAGATCCTTTAGAAATAAGCCCTGATATCCGTCTTGAAATGGGAGGGTATGGTTCATTAAGAGGTTTTGATGAAGCCTCTATTGGTTTTCCTGATCCAAGACCTAATAGAAAGAGTGGCTTAGATGAATTATTATTTAATATAGAGCTTAGAATAAATGTTTACAAGAACTTATATACAATAATTTTCTCTGATTTTGGCTCTCTTTGGATGGAACCGAAGGAAATATCCCTAAATGATTTTAATGTAGGTTTTGGATTTGGAATTGGTTATGGTTCTCCTATTGGAGTAATACGCCTTGATTATGCAAGAGCTTCAAAGGAAATTTCTAAAGACTATAGAGGTAAAATATATCTAAATTTTGGGCATCCTTTTTAA
- a CDS encoding type IV pilus twitching motility protein PilT produces the protein MAINIGELLNRMKKEGISDLILKVNSHPIIKKNRDLIRWENYPIVTQEDIGNVAKNIMSSKQLERFEKEKEMDLAVNVPGLSRFRVNVFMQKGAMGIVFRLIPKDIPDIDSLNLPKILKEFAGRPRGLLLITGPSGSGKSTTIASIVEHINKNKGVHIITIEDPIEFLYEDKKSIIDQRAVGNDTHSFATAVKFALRQDPDVIVVGEMRDRESIQMTITAAETGHLVLSTLHTRGAIQTIDRIINIFPPHQRRQIRLQLSANLLGIISQDLVKNRKNGGLILVTETLVSIAAVRKLIREGKTHQLYSIMQTRTKEGMKTMNHSLIELIQQGIITHKDALNVSTNPEELNELLQSKK, from the coding sequence ATGGCTATTAATATTGGAGAACTTCTAAATAGGATGAAAAAGGAGGGGATTTCAGATCTTATTCTTAAAGTTAATTCTCATCCAATTATAAAGAAAAATAGAGACCTCATTAGATGGGAAAATTACCCTATTGTTACTCAAGAGGATATAGGTAATGTAGCAAAGAATATTATGTCATCGAAACAATTAGAGCGATTTGAGAAAGAAAAGGAAATGGATCTTGCAGTAAATGTCCCAGGGCTTTCCAGGTTTAGAGTAAATGTTTTTATGCAAAAAGGAGCGATGGGGATCGTTTTTAGACTTATCCCAAAAGATATTCCGGATATTGATAGCCTAAATCTTCCAAAGATCTTAAAAGAATTCGCGGGAAGACCAAGAGGGCTTCTCTTGATTACAGGACCTTCTGGAAGTGGAAAATCAACAACTATTGCCTCTATAGTTGAACATATAAATAAAAATAAAGGGGTTCATATAATAACAATAGAAGACCCAATAGAATTCTTATATGAAGATAAAAAATCAATTATTGACCAAAGAGCGGTAGGAAATGATACCCATTCTTTCGCTACAGCTGTGAAATTTGCTCTCCGTCAGGATCCGGATGTAATCGTTGTTGGGGAAATGAGAGATAGAGAATCTATTCAGATGACTATTACAGCAGCGGAAACAGGTCATTTAGTCCTTTCTACTCTACACACAAGAGGTGCTATTCAAACAATTGACAGAATCATTAACATTTTCCCTCCTCATCAAAGACGTCAAATTCGACTTCAACTTTCTGCAAATTTACTTGGAATAATTTCTCAAGACCTGGTAAAGAATAGAAAAAATGGAGGATTAATCTTAGTCACAGAAACACTTGTCTCTATAGCTGCGGTTAGAAAACTTATTAGGGAAGGGAAAACACATCAATTATATTCAATTATGCAGACCAGAACAAAAGAAGGTATGAAAACAATGAACCACTCTCTTATTGAATTAATTCAACAAGGAATTATAACTCATAAAGATGCATTGAATGTTTCTACTAACCCAGAGGAGTTAAACGAGTTACTGCAAAGCAAGAAATAA